The DNA sequence CGGTCGGCCTGCGCGAGGGCGCCCGCGTCGTGCGCGCGCTCGACCTCGTTCGAGGGGTTGTGGGGGGTGTTGCTCTCGCTCACGAGGACTTCGCTCCGATCCAGATCGCGCCGGCGATCATGATGCCCAGGCCGACGACCCACGCCCACAGACCCTCGGACACCGGTCCGAGGCTGCCGAGCGCGAAGCCGCCAGCCGATCCGGCGTGCTGCTCGTCGATGAACGCGATGATGTCGCGCTTGCCCTCGGGCGTGATGGTCGCGTCGTTGAACACCGGCATCGACTGGGGGCCCGTGAGCATCGCCTGGTAGAGGTTGCGCTCCGAGGTCTGCAGCAGCGACGGCGCGAACTTGCCCTGCGACAGGGCGCCGCCGGCGCCGACGGCGTTGTGGCACATCGCGCAGTTGGTGCGGAACAGCGCCATGCCGTTGGCGGCGTCGCCCTTCGACGCGTCCACCTGGGCGTCCGTCGGGATCGCCGGGCCGGCGCCCAACGAGGCCACGTACGCGGCGAGCGCGGCGGTCTGGTCCTCGTCCATCTGCCGGGGCTTGGCCTGGGCCTGCGGGCCGCTCATCTGCATCGGCATACGGCCGGTCGAGACCTGGAAGTCGACGGCGGCGGCGCCGACGCCGACCAGCGAGGGCGCGTCGGCCGTGCCCTCGGCGTTGGGGCCGTGGCAGGTCGCGCAGTTCGCCTGGAACAGCTGCTTGCCGGTCTCGATGTCCGCGGTGCTGGCGGTCGCGGCGTTCGCCGGACTCGGGGCGAGGGCGGCGTACACGCCGCCCGTGACCAGCAGCGCCAGCAGCAGGAGCACGACCGGGGCTGCCCGGTGGTGCCTGCGGGCGGCGAGTGCCTTCACGAAAGTGACCTCGTCTCGTGGCTGTGAGGAGTGAGTGGGTGGAGGGCGCGGGAGCCGCTGCGCCCCCGCGACGTGGGCGCCTGCCTCGTCACTGGAGCAGGTAGATGACGGCGAAGAGAGCGATCCAGACGACGTCGACGAAGTGCCAGTAGTAGGACGTCACGATGGCCGTCGTGGCCTCGTGGTGCCCGAAGCGCTTGGCGGCGAAGGAGCGGCCGAGCAGGAAGAGGAAGGCGATGAGGCCGCCGACGACGTGCAGGCCGTGGAAGCCCGTCGTCAGGTAGAAGACGGAGCCGTAGGAGCTCGACGAGATGGTCAGGCCCTCGTGGATGAGCGAGCTGTACTCGAAGATCTGACCGCCGATGAAGAAGGCGCCCATGAGATAGGTGAGTGTCATCCACTCGTTCATGCCCCACTGGCCGGCCTGCCAGAGCTTGCCCGTGCGGACGGGCTTGAAGCGCTCGGCGGCGAGCACACCCATCTGGCAGGTGACGGAGGACAGCACCAGCACCGTGGTGTTGAGGAGTGCGAACGGCACATTGAGCCGCTCGGTCTCGGCGGCCCACTCGGCCGGGTCCATCACGGAGCGGACCGTGAAGTACATCGCGAAGAGGCCCGCGAAGAACATGAGCTCGCTGGCGAGCCAGACGATCGTCCCGACCGAGACCGGGTTCGGCCGGTTGACGCTCACATGCTGATGGGCGGTGGGGGCAGCAGCCGTATCGATCGTGGACACGGAGTCATTATTGCCGACTTGGGCACGGTTCTGCCCATGCCT is a window from the Xylanimonas ulmi genome containing:
- a CDS encoding c-type cytochrome: MKALAARRHHRAAPVVLLLLALLVTGGVYAALAPSPANAATASTADIETGKQLFQANCATCHGPNAEGTADAPSLVGVGAAAVDFQVSTGRMPMQMSGPQAQAKPRQMDEDQTAALAAYVASLGAGPAIPTDAQVDASKGDAANGMALFRTNCAMCHNAVGAGGALSQGKFAPSLLQTSERNLYQAMLTGPQSMPVFNDATITPEGKRDIIAFIDEQHAGSAGGFALGSLGPVSEGLWAWVVGLGIMIAGAIWIGAKSS
- a CDS encoding cytochrome c oxidase subunit 3 is translated as MSTIDTAAAPTAHQHVSVNRPNPVSVGTIVWLASELMFFAGLFAMYFTVRSVMDPAEWAAETERLNVPFALLNTTVLVLSSVTCQMGVLAAERFKPVRTGKLWQAGQWGMNEWMTLTYLMGAFFIGGQIFEYSSLIHEGLTISSSSYGSVFYLTTGFHGLHVVGGLIAFLFLLGRSFAAKRFGHHEATTAIVTSYYWHFVDVVWIALFAVIYLLQ